In Halopelagius inordinatus, a single genomic region encodes these proteins:
- a CDS encoding metal-dependent hydrolase — protein MPSTLVHVAVGGLLGAGRLGAGFDKRAAAVVVVAAALPDVDTFAGFVLPGAHRALLHTFLLPAVLVALVAYDTRVRSVSRLRTRFGSRGVRLAWVGIVALVGGGILPDLFANGVNAFYPVHDAFYTVNGRLYLSNQQGLVQTFVDVSPAEPARTTRNFHYSTGADPSPGAEPENVERIFPVAMSGIQLMLLVLSAFVVGVRLRENGRRDKVTASKSESESDARSGRETETDAGATRATTGRDSS, from the coding sequence ATGCCATCGACGCTGGTCCACGTCGCCGTCGGGGGGCTTCTCGGTGCGGGACGGCTCGGCGCGGGGTTCGATAAGCGCGCCGCCGCCGTCGTCGTCGTCGCTGCCGCGCTTCCGGACGTAGACACCTTCGCCGGGTTCGTCCTCCCGGGGGCGCACCGCGCGCTTTTGCACACCTTTCTCCTCCCTGCCGTCCTCGTCGCCCTCGTCGCCTACGACACGCGCGTTCGCTCCGTCTCGCGTCTTCGGACGCGGTTCGGGTCGCGCGGCGTCAGACTCGCGTGGGTCGGTATCGTCGCTCTCGTCGGCGGCGGTATCCTCCCCGACCTGTTCGCCAACGGCGTCAACGCGTTCTACCCGGTTCACGACGCGTTCTACACGGTCAACGGGAGGCTCTACCTGTCGAACCAACAGGGACTCGTCCAGACGTTCGTCGACGTCTCGCCCGCGGAACCGGCACGGACGACGCGGAACTTCCACTACAGCACCGGCGCGGACCCCTCGCCCGGCGCCGAACCGGAGAACGTAGAGCGCATCTTCCCCGTGGCGATGTCGGGGATACAACTGATGTTGCTCGTTCTCTCGGCGTTCGTCGTCGGCGTGCGCCTCAGAGAGAACGGGCGTCGGGACAAGGTGACAGCGTCGAAGTCAGAATCGGAGTCGGACGCACGGTCCGGGAGGGAGACGGAGACGGACGCGGGCGCGACTCGCGCGACGACCGGTCGAGACTCCTCGTGA
- a CDS encoding GNAT family N-acetyltransferase, protein MSETPDATIRPYTTDDAAGLWDRKRDFELGIGSETGGEGKLPTYEAKLTADYRARWLHWVEQCVDEDPNSVTVAVVEGGDAESTGDGTDETEVVGYSFVLPESLSFVWDAAVLNEIFVLPGYRGTGVADDLMDAALDCAKAQDLPLDRMVLDVDRQNERAQAFYDRYGFEHWGEMVAREL, encoded by the coding sequence ATGAGCGAGACACCAGACGCGACGATTCGACCGTACACGACGGACGACGCCGCCGGACTGTGGGACAGAAAGCGCGATTTCGAACTCGGAATCGGGTCGGAGACGGGTGGCGAGGGAAAACTACCGACGTACGAGGCGAAGTTGACCGCCGACTACCGCGCGCGGTGGCTTCACTGGGTCGAACAGTGCGTGGACGAGGACCCGAACAGCGTGACGGTCGCCGTCGTCGAGGGCGGCGACGCCGAGAGCACCGGAGACGGCACCGACGAGACGGAAGTCGTCGGCTACTCGTTCGTCCTCCCCGAATCGCTGTCGTTCGTCTGGGACGCCGCCGTCCTCAACGAAATTTTCGTCCTGCCGGGCTACCGGGGCACCGGCGTCGCGGACGACCTGATGGACGCCGCACTCGACTGCGCGAAGGCTCAGGACCTCCCGTTGGACCGGATGGTGCTCGACGTGGACCGCCAAAACGAGCGCGCTCAGGCGTTTTACGACCGATACGGCTTCGAACACTGGGGCGAGATGGTCGCCCGAGAACTGTGA
- a CDS encoding GNAT family N-acetyltransferase, with protein MISAESLTDRAGPRRPLSVNDSLFPAAVETSRLRLERAGMCGLTCEWDRDRGELGIWLRKRFWGRGYSGERTRALMHLAFERLDLGPVAVGVAAENDRSRRAVEKYIDAAGGRFEGVVRHGRTFFDSLGGA; from the coding sequence GTGATTTCAGCCGAGTCCCTGACGGACCGCGCCGGTCCCCGACGGCCTCTCTCGGTGAATGACTCGCTCTTTCCCGCCGCCGTCGAGACGAGTCGCCTGCGACTCGAACGCGCCGGGATGTGCGGTCTCACGTGCGAGTGGGACCGCGACCGAGGCGAACTCGGCATCTGGCTCCGCAAGCGGTTCTGGGGCCGCGGGTACTCTGGCGAACGGACGCGTGCACTGATGCACCTCGCGTTCGAGCGGTTGGACCTCGGCCCCGTCGCCGTCGGGGTTGCGGCGGAGAACGACCGGTCCCGCAGAGCGGTTGAAAAGTACATCGACGCCGCGGGCGGCCGATTCGAGGGCGTCGTCCGCCACGGACGGACGTTCTTCGACTCTCTCGGGGGCGCGTGA
- a CDS encoding pyridoxamine 5'-phosphate oxidase family protein, giving the protein MTDSISLARDEVDEFLGDGGTGVLALADENESYAIPVSYGYDPTGPHLYVRLGYAPESEKRDFVERTETASLVVDRDTPDGWTSVVGRGRLEEVTEVSLDSTIARAIRRVNIPFVTIYDRPARELEFQLYRLVPEELTGRRERQSE; this is encoded by the coding sequence ATGACCGACTCGATATCTCTGGCCCGCGACGAAGTAGACGAGTTCCTCGGCGACGGCGGAACGGGCGTTCTCGCTCTCGCGGACGAAAACGAGTCGTACGCGATACCCGTCTCCTACGGCTACGACCCCACTGGCCCGCATCTCTACGTCAGACTGGGGTACGCGCCGGAATCGGAGAAGCGCGACTTCGTCGAACGCACCGAGACGGCGTCGCTCGTCGTCGACAGAGACACCCCCGACGGATGGACGTCCGTCGTCGGACGCGGACGACTGGAGGAGGTGACGGAGGTGAGTCTCGACTCGACTATCGCGCGAGCGATTCGACGCGTGAACATCCCGTTCGTCACGATATACGACCGTCCGGCCCGAGAGTTGGAGTTTCAGCTCTACCGGCTGGTCCCCGAGGAACTCACTGGGCGGAGAGAACGACAGAGCGAGTAG
- a CDS encoding pyridoxamine 5'-phosphate oxidase family protein — MDDEQRAEFLQSGGTGVLSFGEDRDEAPYSLPVSYGYDSGSGHFFFRLLVGEEREKREQIEDGRPVSFVTYADTDDGWQSVVAAGSLERIDDENVDPETLDELRRVHIPIVDVYDRHPRELTFEFFRLDPEEIDGRTETVRED, encoded by the coding sequence ATGGACGACGAACAAAGAGCCGAGTTCCTTCAGTCGGGCGGCACCGGCGTCTTGTCCTTCGGCGAGGACCGAGACGAGGCCCCCTACTCTCTCCCGGTGTCGTACGGGTACGACTCCGGTAGCGGCCATTTCTTCTTCCGCCTCCTCGTCGGCGAGGAACGGGAGAAACGAGAGCAGATAGAAGACGGGCGACCCGTCTCGTTCGTCACCTACGCGGATACGGACGACGGATGGCAAAGCGTCGTCGCGGCGGGGTCGCTCGAACGAATCGACGACGAGAACGTGGACCCGGAGACGCTCGACGAACTCCGACGCGTCCACATCCCCATCGTCGACGTCTACGACAGGCATCCCCGGGAGTTGACCTTCGAGTTCTTCCGACTCGACCCAGAGGAGATAGACGGACGGACGGAGACGGTGAGAGAGGACTGA
- a CDS encoding metal ABC transporter permease, whose translation MLGYAFMRRAFVAGACIAVVAPLVGSFLVHRQLAMIGDTLAHTAFAGVAIGLFLGNLLGGAVSPYLTALVVSVFAALLVELLSEHTDVYNDVSMTIVLAGGFALGTVLISLTSGGIAVSVNQYLFGSLSTLTRDSVRILVGLSAFVVAVVVLTYRKLLYVTFDESAARVAGIDVEWTNRLLVVLTALVVVGAMQMMGVILVAAMLVVPVAAATQLARSFREAVWFAVVAAQVAALSGTTLSYAYGVAAGGTIVLVAIVVYLVAAVAGRVGVRRPA comes from the coding sequence ATGCTCGGCTACGCGTTCATGCGGCGCGCGTTCGTCGCGGGGGCGTGCATCGCAGTCGTCGCACCTCTCGTCGGGTCGTTCCTCGTCCACCGCCAACTGGCGATGATAGGTGACACCCTCGCGCACACGGCCTTCGCGGGCGTCGCAATCGGTCTCTTCCTCGGGAACCTCCTCGGGGGTGCAGTCTCGCCGTATCTCACCGCACTCGTCGTCTCCGTCTTCGCCGCGCTACTCGTCGAACTCCTCTCCGAGCACACCGACGTCTACAACGACGTGTCGATGACCATCGTTCTCGCCGGGGGGTTCGCCCTCGGGACGGTGTTGATAAGCCTCACCAGCGGCGGCATCGCCGTCAGTGTCAACCAGTACCTCTTCGGGAGCCTCTCGACGCTGACGCGAGACAGCGTGCGGATACTGGTCGGACTCAGCGCGTTCGTCGTCGCCGTCGTCGTCTTGACCTACCGAAAACTGCTGTACGTGACGTTCGACGAGTCGGCGGCGCGCGTCGCGGGCATCGACGTCGAGTGGACGAACCGCCTGCTCGTCGTTCTCACCGCACTCGTCGTCGTCGGCGCGATGCAGATGATGGGCGTCATCCTCGTCGCGGCGATGCTCGTCGTTCCGGTGGCGGCGGCGACGCAACTCGCTCGGAGTTTCAGAGAGGCCGTCTGGTTCGCCGTCGTCGCCGCACAGGTCGCCGCGCTTTCGGGGACGACGCTCTCCTACGCGTACGGCGTCGCCGCCGGGGGTACCATCGTCCTCGTCGCGATAGTCGTCTACCTCGTCGCCGCCGTCGCCGGACGCGTCGGGGTTCGACGCCCGGCGTGA
- a CDS encoding metal ABC transporter ATP-binding protein, whose product MTAVELSNVTYGYEGAPAVEDVSLSVEEGEFLGLVGPNGSGKTTLLKLIVGLLRPDSGTVTLFGEPAHDFSDGTRVGYVAQETTGTESGMPITVREVVSMGRYPHVGLGRFGEDDVERVEAALETVGVSHLVNRRLSTLSGGQRQRVFIARALAGDTDLLALDEPAVGIDAESREEFYELLGTLNDAGMTVLLVEHDIGVVTAFASTVACMNRRLFFHGDSLSFSESDALREAYGANQRLLDHTH is encoded by the coding sequence ATGACCGCCGTCGAACTCTCGAACGTCACGTACGGATACGAGGGGGCGCCCGCCGTCGAGGACGTCTCTCTGAGCGTCGAAGAGGGCGAGTTTCTCGGGCTCGTCGGCCCCAACGGGTCGGGGAAGACGACGCTTCTCAAGCTAATCGTGGGACTGCTCCGCCCGGACAGTGGGACGGTCACGCTGTTCGGCGAACCCGCGCACGACTTCTCCGACGGGACGCGCGTCGGGTACGTCGCACAGGAGACGACGGGCACGGAAAGCGGGATGCCCATCACGGTTCGGGAAGTCGTCTCGATGGGACGGTACCCCCACGTCGGACTCGGCCGGTTCGGCGAGGACGACGTAGAACGCGTCGAGGCGGCGTTAGAGACCGTCGGCGTCTCTCACCTCGTGAACCGCCGCCTCTCGACGCTCTCTGGGGGACAGAGACAGCGCGTCTTCATCGCGCGCGCTCTGGCCGGAGACACGGACCTGCTCGCACTCGACGAACCGGCGGTCGGTATCGACGCCGAGTCCCGCGAGGAGTTCTACGAACTCCTCGGGACGCTGAACGACGCGGGGATGACGGTTCTGCTCGTCGAACACGACATCGGCGTCGTCACGGCGTTCGCCTCGACAGTCGCCTGCATGAACCGGCGGTTGTTCTTCCACGGGGACTCGCTTTCGTTCTCCGAGAGCGACGCTCTCCGCGAGGCGTACGGCGCGAACCAACGACTGCTCGACCACACCCACTGA
- a CDS encoding metal ABC transporter substrate-binding protein, with the protein MRQTRRRFLGATGVAMGAVTGCLGSAATDSTSGGASSDGSKTAQASFFVVSDFATRVAEGAAAVENLVPFGQHGHGWEPGPEIQRDVLGSDALVYVGEGFQPWADNVVRNVREDGADVAVIEAWEDVDLLEATDDRDHESESGDDHESDGDGHESDGDGHSEMDPHFWLDPDRAKQSVETIADGLASVDPDDESAYAENADAFADRLTTLDETFETRLDGRTRDAVLVAGHNSFRYLGRRYDFRVEALSGLAPDSTPSPKDITRAQGVIDRHDVEYVLAPVFESDRAATQLVEETDATGVLPLTPVPSLTEEWTEEGWGYVDVMENVNLPSLAKALGAE; encoded by the coding sequence ATGCGACAGACTCGACGGCGGTTCCTCGGTGCCACCGGAGTTGCGATGGGGGCGGTCACTGGATGTCTCGGTTCGGCGGCCACCGATTCGACGTCGGGAGGCGCCTCGTCCGACGGATCGAAGACGGCTCAGGCGTCGTTCTTCGTCGTCTCGGATTTTGCGACGCGCGTCGCAGAGGGGGCCGCGGCCGTCGAGAACCTCGTCCCGTTCGGACAACACGGCCACGGGTGGGAGCCCGGCCCGGAGATTCAACGCGACGTCCTCGGGTCCGACGCGTTAGTTTACGTGGGGGAGGGGTTCCAACCGTGGGCGGACAACGTGGTACGGAACGTTCGCGAAGACGGAGCCGACGTCGCGGTCATCGAAGCGTGGGAGGACGTAGACCTGCTCGAAGCGACCGACGACCGCGACCACGAGTCCGAATCCGGCGACGACCACGAGTCGGACGGCGATGGTCACGAATCCGACGGCGACGGCCACTCCGAGATGGACCCGCACTTCTGGCTCGACCCCGACCGAGCGAAACAGTCGGTAGAAACGATTGCCGACGGACTCGCTTCGGTCGACCCGGACGACGAGTCGGCGTACGCGGAGAACGCCGACGCGTTCGCAGACCGTCTCACCACCCTCGACGAGACGTTCGAAACGCGACTCGACGGTCGGACGAGAGACGCCGTCCTCGTCGCCGGTCACAACTCGTTTCGGTATCTCGGCCGGCGGTACGACTTCCGCGTCGAAGCGCTGAGCGGTCTCGCACCCGACTCGACGCCGTCGCCGAAAGATATCACTCGCGCGCAGGGAGTCATCGACCGACACGACGTCGAGTACGTCCTCGCGCCGGTGTTCGAGTCCGACCGCGCGGCGACCCAACTCGTCGAGGAGACGGACGCGACGGGCGTTCTCCCGTTGACTCCGGTCCCGAGTCTCACCGAGGAGTGGACCGAGGAGGGTTGGGGGTACGTCGACGTGATGGAGAACGTGAACCTGCCGTCGTTGGCGAAGGCGCTGGGTGCGGAATGA
- a CDS encoding replication factor C large subunit, giving the protein MSDWTEKYRPSTLAEVRGNNKARDAFEEWAKTWDDHREAVVLHGAPGVGKTSAAHALANDMGWESVELNASDQRTADVIERFAGRAAMNTTLSGSTSGGSNGGGGGRQLVILDEADNIHGNYDRGGAGAITRLVKKSNQPIVLIANEYYDMANGLRNATQDIEFRDVSSRSIVPVLRDILRKEEIEFDSEALDHLAEVNKGDLRSAVNDLQAAADGKERLTVEDVVTGSRDKAVGLFEFLDAVLKEESARDALQSAYSVDETPDDLVKWVEDKVSLVYEADELARAYEFLANADVWLGRVRASQNYSYWRYATDNLAAGVAASRNRTRGGWTQYGGAPYRSTRNKTRDDVVRKIAESGGFSMATARSDVLPFLSAMTHHCKPRELTVAMAAHYDFDETAVSYVTGSGETTNKVQSIVEDAQDLREDAIADHAGDAFAPGSPASTDADGGEGDEDGGDDVLDREIAEDDDAEESADEDDGQFSLTDF; this is encoded by the coding sequence ATGAGCGACTGGACGGAGAAGTACCGCCCCTCGACGTTGGCGGAGGTGCGCGGGAACAACAAGGCCCGCGACGCGTTCGAGGAGTGGGCGAAGACGTGGGACGACCACCGGGAGGCCGTCGTCCTTCACGGCGCGCCGGGCGTCGGCAAGACGTCCGCGGCGCACGCACTCGCAAACGACATGGGATGGGAGTCCGTCGAACTGAACGCCTCGGACCAGCGCACGGCGGACGTCATCGAGCGATTCGCCGGTCGGGCCGCGATGAACACGACGCTTTCGGGGTCGACGTCCGGCGGGTCGAACGGCGGGGGCGGGGGCCGCCAACTCGTCATCTTAGACGAGGCGGACAACATCCACGGCAACTACGACCGGGGAGGCGCCGGGGCCATCACCCGCCTCGTCAAGAAGTCGAACCAGCCGATAGTCCTCATCGCAAACGAGTACTACGACATGGCAAACGGGTTACGCAACGCCACGCAGGACATCGAGTTCCGCGACGTCTCCTCGCGGTCTATCGTCCCCGTCCTCCGAGATATCCTCCGGAAGGAGGAAATCGAGTTCGACTCGGAGGCGTTGGACCACCTCGCGGAGGTGAACAAAGGGGACCTCCGTTCTGCGGTCAACGACCTGCAGGCCGCCGCCGACGGGAAGGAACGTCTGACCGTCGAGGACGTGGTGACGGGGTCCCGCGACAAGGCGGTCGGTCTCTTCGAGTTCCTCGATGCCGTCCTCAAAGAGGAGTCCGCCCGGGACGCCCTCCAGTCTGCGTACTCGGTGGACGAGACGCCCGACGACCTGGTGAAGTGGGTCGAAGACAAGGTGTCTCTCGTCTACGAGGCGGACGAACTCGCTCGCGCCTACGAGTTCCTCGCGAACGCCGACGTCTGGTTGGGGCGCGTCCGCGCGTCGCAGAACTACTCGTACTGGCGGTACGCGACCGACAACCTCGCCGCGGGCGTCGCCGCCTCGCGGAACCGAACCCGCGGCGGGTGGACGCAGTACGGCGGCGCGCCCTACCGCTCTACCCGAAACAAGACCCGCGACGACGTCGTGCGGAAGATAGCCGAGTCGGGTGGGTTCAGCATGGCCACCGCGCGAAGCGACGTGCTGCCGTTCCTCTCGGCGATGACGCACCACTGCAAGCCCCGCGAGTTGACCGTCGCGATGGCCGCCCACTACGACTTCGACGAAACCGCCGTCTCCTACGTCACCGGAAGCGGCGAGACGACGAACAAGGTCCAGTCCATCGTCGAAGACGCACAGGACCTCCGCGAGGACGCCATCGCGGACCACGCGGGCGACGCGTTCGCGCCCGGGTCGCCCGCATCGACCGACGCTGACGGAGGCGAGGGCGACGAAGACGGGGGAGACGACGTGTTAGATAGAGAGATAGCCGAAGACGACGACGCGGAGGAGTCGGCGGACGAAGACGACGGGCAGTTCAGCCTCACGGATTTCTGA
- a CDS encoding LIM domain-containing protein has translation MSVLERNPNRTEDNERSTVRKAVLFCPDCGRAAPPDEWERTARDGVETLECPACDATLTARPRALA, from the coding sequence GTGAGCGTACTGGAACGAAATCCGAACAGAACCGAAGACAACGAGCGATCGACCGTCCGAAAAGCCGTCCTCTTCTGCCCCGACTGCGGCCGCGCGGCCCCGCCCGACGAGTGGGAACGGACCGCCCGCGACGGCGTCGAAACGCTCGAGTGTCCCGCGTGCGACGCCACCCTCACCGCGCGTCCTCGCGCCCTCGCGTGA
- a CDS encoding amino acid ABC transporter ATP-binding protein, with translation MSAPLLEFDEVDKFFGETHVLKDVSLDIDDGEVCVVVGPSGSGKSTLLRCANRLEEIQDGEIRLDGQSISDPTANINYLRQRIGMVFQSFNLFPHKTALENVTLAPEKVKGMNESEARERAESLLDRVGLDGQANSYPNQLSGGQQQRVAIARALAMDPRVMLFDEVTSALDPELVGEVLGVMRQLAEEGMTMMVVTHEMGFAREVGDRIVLMADGRIVETGEPKQFFENPETDRGKQFLSKLL, from the coding sequence ATGAGCGCACCGCTCCTCGAGTTCGACGAGGTGGACAAGTTCTTCGGCGAGACGCACGTCCTCAAAGACGTCTCGTTGGACATAGACGACGGCGAAGTCTGCGTCGTCGTCGGTCCGTCGGGCTCCGGAAAATCGACGCTGCTTCGCTGTGCGAACCGTCTCGAAGAGATTCAAGACGGCGAGATTCGGCTGGACGGACAGTCTATCTCCGACCCGACGGCGAACATCAACTACCTCCGCCAACGCATCGGCATGGTGTTTCAGTCGTTCAACCTGTTCCCGCACAAGACGGCGTTGGAGAACGTCACGCTCGCCCCGGAGAAGGTCAAAGGGATGAACGAATCCGAAGCGCGAGAGCGCGCGGAATCGCTCTTAGACCGCGTGGGTCTCGACGGTCAAGCGAACTCCTACCCGAACCAACTCTCCGGCGGCCAGCAACAACGCGTCGCCATCGCGCGCGCCCTCGCGATGGACCCCCGAGTGATGCTCTTCGACGAGGTGACGAGCGCGCTGGACCCCGAACTCGTCGGGGAAGTGCTCGGCGTCATGCGGCAACTCGCCGAAGAGGGGATGACGATGATGGTCGTCACCCACGAGATGGGCTTCGCCCGCGAGGTGGGCGACCGAATCGTCCTCATGGCCGACGGCCGAATCGTCGAGACGGGCGAGCCGAAACAGTTCTTCGAGAACCCGGAAACCGACCGCGGTAAGCAGTTCCTCTCGAAACTCCTGTAA
- a CDS encoding amino acid ABC transporter permease, whose protein sequence is MADSYSGTASDADGGGGADSPFLDDTVLKYIGAGIASLFALGVLLLIVYIVTTQVEFPLIATILPQFIDAYVLVLGIVVTSSILSVSSGVFVGLARVSKTKITNGIAGAYVQFFRGTPLLFQIFVIYFGIPTLWPGTFPISNWGLPTAVIALTLNHAAYVGEAVRGGINAVPDGQMEAARSLGMGYVQAMREVVVPQAWRNALAAVGNDQVILVKDTSLLTVIAVPELMQQFRDVNSATFDPWTPLVLVAIAYLSITIPMGRLVSYLENRSDWGGDRR, encoded by the coding sequence ATGGCTGATTCATACTCGGGGACTGCGTCCGACGCAGACGGGGGTGGTGGTGCCGATTCACCGTTCTTGGACGACACGGTGTTGAAGTACATCGGGGCCGGGATAGCGAGTCTGTTCGCCCTCGGAGTGCTTCTCCTCATCGTCTATATCGTCACGACGCAGGTCGAATTTCCGCTGATAGCGACGATTCTGCCGCAGTTCATCGACGCGTACGTGTTGGTGCTCGGAATCGTCGTCACGTCGAGCATCCTCTCGGTGTCGTCGGGCGTGTTCGTCGGACTCGCGCGCGTCTCGAAGACCAAGATCACGAACGGAATCGCCGGGGCGTACGTCCAGTTCTTCCGCGGGACGCCGCTTTTGTTCCAGATATTCGTCATCTACTTCGGTATCCCGACGCTGTGGCCGGGGACGTTCCCCATCTCGAACTGGGGACTCCCGACGGCCGTCATCGCTCTGACGCTGAACCACGCCGCCTACGTCGGCGAGGCGGTCCGCGGCGGCATCAACGCCGTCCCGGACGGACAGATGGAAGCGGCGCGTTCGCTCGGGATGGGCTACGTTCAGGCGATGCGCGAAGTCGTCGTCCCGCAGGCGTGGCGGAACGCCCTCGCCGCCGTCGGGAACGACCAGGTCATCCTCGTGAAGGACACCTCGCTTCTGACGGTTATCGCCGTCCCCGAACTGATGCAGCAGTTCCGTGACGTAAACAGCGCGACGTTCGACCCGTGGACGCCCCTCGTCCTTGTCGCGATAGCGTATCTCTCTATCACGATTCCGATGGGCAGACTCGTGTCCTACCTCGAAAACCGCTCCGACTGGGGAGGTGACCGCAGATGA
- a CDS encoding basic amino acid ABC transporter substrate-binding protein, whose translation MDRRTYIKTGTGAVVGTLLAGCTGGGGSGEGEGEETTASGEETTESETTEGEQTTSSESNELPDKVVIGSDIPYRPFEYETTSGELTGFDVDIAKAVFEGELGIDYEFKPTSFDSIIPSLNNNNFRVIMSAMTINDTRAEKVDFSEPYFTAYQTVIIPTGSDISSKEDLKGKNIGVQKGTTGASAAEGLKEEFDGDLTLKKYDQISGAFQALINGQVAAVVNDNTVNAEFVNGNGEGEAVFLEGEGAAEDAGKDAPPYLTLTVEEYGIAFRQDDDGFRKQVNEALAAVREDGTYEEIYAEYFEG comes from the coding sequence ATGGATAGACGTACGTACATCAAGACCGGCACTGGTGCCGTCGTTGGCACGCTTCTGGCCGGTTGTACCGGCGGCGGCGGTAGCGGCGAGGGTGAAGGCGAAGAGACCACGGCGTCCGGCGAGGAGACGACGGAAAGCGAGACGACCGAAGGCGAGCAGACGACTTCGAGCGAGTCGAACGAACTCCCCGACAAGGTCGTCATCGGGTCGGACATCCCCTATCGTCCCTTCGAGTACGAGACGACGTCCGGCGAACTGACCGGGTTCGACGTCGACATCGCGAAGGCCGTCTTCGAGGGCGAACTCGGCATCGACTACGAGTTCAAGCCGACGAGTTTCGACTCTATCATCCCGTCTCTGAACAACAACAACTTCCGCGTCATCATGTCCGCGATGACCATCAACGACACCCGCGCGGAGAAAGTGGACTTCTCCGAGCCCTACTTCACGGCGTACCAGACGGTCATCATCCCGACGGGAAGCGACATCTCCTCGAAGGAGGACCTCAAGGGCAAGAACATCGGGGTCCAGAAGGGGACGACCGGCGCCTCCGCCGCGGAGGGACTCAAAGAGGAGTTCGACGGCGACCTGACGCTCAAGAAGTACGACCAGATTTCGGGCGCGTTCCAGGCGCTCATCAACGGACAGGTCGCGGCCGTCGTCAACGACAACACGGTCAACGCCGAGTTCGTCAACGGGAACGGCGAGGGTGAGGCCGTTTTCCTCGAAGGCGAGGGCGCGGCGGAGGACGCGGGCAAGGACGCCCCGCCGTACCTCACGCTCACCGTAGAGGAGTACGGTATCGCGTTCCGCCAGGACGACGACGGCTTCCGAAAGCAGGTCAACGAGGCTCTCGCCGCCGTCCGAGAGGACGGGACGTACGAGGAAATCTACGCGGAGTACTTCGAAGGGTAA
- a CDS encoding COX15/CtaA family protein, with protein MDTRLRRLVAASFVLTGVLMVLGVYTAAAGAGLTCAGRWPFCDGFLGLFPANWSSFIEWFHRLVAMVTGFLVLGTTILAWREGAARRIRVALAASTILLPSQIILGALTVTTYQWVVLTAHFVTASTIFTGVALAAAWTFETVDPDRMERVLAVAAAGLLAMTVATPHAFVPFGPNVQALYYAVGLGAYAALLCATVWTASVTERGFRSGLRAATGSAAVLTISLLVLGRQVYGGGLEYVSLAGTATAFGLTAAAVWILHERARSGSVRGVPGGSD; from the coding sequence ATGGACACCCGTCTTCGTCGTCTCGTGGCCGCCTCCTTCGTGCTCACGGGCGTGCTGATGGTTCTGGGGGTGTACACCGCCGCCGCCGGTGCCGGACTCACCTGCGCCGGTCGGTGGCCCTTCTGCGACGGCTTCCTCGGCCTGTTTCCGGCCAACTGGAGCAGTTTCATCGAGTGGTTCCACCGCCTCGTCGCGATGGTGACCGGATTCCTCGTCCTCGGAACGACGATTCTGGCGTGGCGCGAGGGCGCGGCACGGCGGATTCGGGTCGCCCTCGCCGCCTCGACAATCCTGCTTCCCTCGCAGATCATCCTCGGCGCGTTGACCGTGACGACCTACCAGTGGGTGGTTCTGACGGCCCACTTCGTCACCGCTTCGACCATCTTCACCGGCGTCGCCCTCGCCGCCGCGTGGACGTTCGAAACGGTAGACCCCGACCGAATGGAACGCGTCCTCGCCGTCGCGGCGGCGGGCCTCCTCGCGATGACGGTCGCGACGCCGCACGCGTTCGTTCCGTTCGGCCCGAACGTCCAAGCGCTGTACTACGCGGTCGGTCTCGGGGCGTACGCCGCCCTCCTCTGTGCCACGGTTTGGACGGCGTCGGTCACCGAACGCGGGTTCCGGTCGGGTCTCCGCGCGGCGACCGGTTCCGCCGCCGTCCTCACTATCTCGTTGCTCGTCCTCGGGCGACAGGTGTACGGCGGCGGGTTAGAGTACGTGTCGCTCGCGGGGACGGCCACCGCGTTCGGCCTCACCGCCGCCGCGGTGTGGATTCTGCACGAACGCGCGCGGTCGGGGTCGGTCCGCGGCGTCCCCGGCGGGAGCGACTGA